The region CGCCGCCTCATAATCATTTTTGACTTGATTCAAGAGACGGTACGGCTTGGACCATTGATCCGCTTTCATCGCCCGCTCAAGCTGGGCTGCGTGCTGCTCAAGCCGCTCCACATTCGGGAATGGGGCCGCTTCCGCCTGAACGGCCAACAGCGAAAACGATAAACAAAACACCGCCAGCCATCCGATGATTGAAAATGCTTTTCTCCGTTTTCTCCTCACACTTTCACCTGCTATCTATGAAAATATCAAATATGTATTTCAATTTTACTGGAAAAGAAACAAAATGAAAATATGCTCTGAAAAAAATCGAACTGAAACCCTTCAAGGAATAAAATAAGGCCGACTCTTCAGCCACCTTTTTGACTGTCAGAGTCAGCCTTGATCAACTAAAGTCCGGCCAATGGGTTTGCTGCTTGTCCCCGTCAATTTTGCTTAGCGTCCGGTAACGAAACGGAACGACTTCCTGTTCCGGTTTGCCAAGAAACTCTTTTGCCCATTCAAACGGAATCAAATCGAACTGCTCTTTATTTTCTGCAATGAAATAGACGCCGACCACTTTTCCTTTTTCGTTAAGATCAATCGTCAAAAAAGCCGGATAGTACGTGCCGTCTTGCGCCCGCAGCACCGCCTTGGCCGTCACCCGGCCGCCCCCTTCGTCTTCCACATCCGGATTGGCGATTCGCTCCAACACTTTGATCGCCCATCCTTGTTTTTTATATCCTCCAACCAGCTTCGGAGGATGTTTCCGAAACTGCTCCAACAACGTTTGCTCGTCCATCGTCAAGCTTTTGCCTCCCTTGCGGTTTGCCTATCCACTCGTTTTATAATATATACAATACTTTTCAGAGAAATGCAAATGCCTAGAAGGACGGCGAAAAACTAGAAGCTTCTTCGAAATTGTTGCTCTTGGGTCAAAAGAAAAGCAGCATGCAAGGACTTTCTCGATTATCGATAAGCAATCACCATCCTTCTAGGCAAGCAGGGAAGGCGAATGCATCAACGGAAGATGGCGCGAAGGTCGTCGATGTAAATCGCCCCGGCGTTTTTCCGCCCCGCTTCCGTTTCCATATAGCGCACCGACACCTCCAGCATGAGCGGCAGTGCGACATCGTCAGGCACAGCGGCGCTCACATATTTCCAACCGGTCCAATCGACATGGCGGGCAAAATCGATCCAGATGCGGCGCCCGCTTCCATCCCGCAGCTGGGCGCGAAGCCAATGGCCGCTTCCGTCGCCGTACACCCACATACCGATCGTTTGCGGCCGCTTCGAAATCCAAATCGCTTCCTCCCGACTAGCGTAGACGCCGGATGTCCCTGGCATCCCGCGGAAATCGTATGAAATTTTCAGCGCCTGCTTTCCTTCTCTCACCTTCTCCATCGTCCGCTCGACCGCCGCAGACACATAGTTGACACCCGATGCATTCCACTTTGACTCCGTTTCAAAGTCGTCAAGCACTTCTTCGCTTTCCCCGTTCTCTTGCGTCTCTTTGTACACAACAAGAAGGGCATTCGAAACCGGACGCGCAAATCCATCAGACGGTTTGTTTTCGACTTTGAGCTGCCCGTTCGGCTGGCGGACGACAAATGTCGAAGACCCCCCGCCATCGAGCGTCATCGCATCAACCGCGCCTAGTTCATTCATCAGCTTGGCCATCTCGTTCAATGTCATTCCTTGGCTATGCGCAGGTTGACGGCCATCGACAACGACGAGCATGACGTTTCCGTTCTTGTCAATGCCGACCGCTGTGCGGGGATGCGCTCCGGCAATGGCGAACGACTGCACTTGCCCATTCGCCACCAACCGATAGCGGCCGCCAATCGCTTCTTTCACCCCGCTCCATTCGGGCTGGTCATACTGAAGAGAAATTTCCACTGCATCCCCTTCTTTCGCCTGCCGCAAATAGTCGCTCGCCCGGCCATGGCCCGACAACACGAGTTCTCCGGGTTGAAGCGATTCATTGCCTTGACCAACCACCACTT is a window of Geobacillus kaustophilus DNA encoding:
- a CDS encoding phosphodiester glycosidase family protein, translated to MGRTKNIIRIGVGAVLATWTALQATGADAGANVVYWEGMRLVQGQIGKLEIVKPINLWKRENGALTFVRVLQPGEQYRVYSYDEAFGGQYGVGGGYYVTNMKGYVLYKTPSKEKLKLVNPGRYGAKQLAVGTVVKESSTRVAPGVEKEEMEIVGTRGKQHVYKLDIDTSNEKLAIETALSNDQVLGIEPVLEQAERYDGRDGTVLAAVNGDYFKEHGSPTDLMVHRGEIVMTNTTPAVERTIFGISADGKPMIGNPDVQIHVRIGQGNAYPVDGINKPRRAHQLILYTPYFAASTKTNALGMEVVLTNVQGVLNGNGTVTGTVKKVVVGQGNESLQPGELVLSGHGRASDYLRQAKEGDAVEISLQYDQPEWSGVKEAIGGRYRLVANGQVQSFAIAGAHPRTAVGIDKNGNVMLVVVDGRQPAHSQGMTLNEMAKLMNELGAVDAMTLDGGGSSTFVVRQPNGQLKVENKPSDGFARPVSNALLVVYKETQENGESEEVLDDFETESKWNASGVNYVSAAVERTMEKVREGKQALKISYDFRGMPGTSGVYASREEAIWISKRPQTIGMWVYGDGSGHWLRAQLRDGSGRRIWIDFARHVDWTGWKYVSAAVPDDVALPLMLEVSVRYMETEAGRKNAGAIYIDDLRAIFR